From the Schistocerca nitens isolate TAMUIC-IGC-003100 chromosome 10, iqSchNite1.1, whole genome shotgun sequence genome, the window CCCAAAGACCTAATATCAGAACAGAATACTTCCCCGAGAGCGACTGACCCATCATGTTGAGGACACTGCGAAGTGACGTTTGTGATGAAATGCAAGAGCGTAGCCTGCAAGCTTGGCTAACATATGTTTATTTTTCAGCATTCATTTCGCAggttttccatatttctgtccaaacCTGTATATATGCTAGATAAAGGTGGATACAAATGAGTGACTCCAGAATtaatttttgcattttttatttccaGAATATCAGAAGTACATTTACATGTATTTCAGTTCCCTTGCATCGACGTTTGGACTGCTAGCTTAACTTCTCTATAAGCTGCTGCCTGTTCTGCATGGCAAGGTCCAGGGGGGTGTCTCCATCCTCATCCCTGGCGCCCCTGTCGGCCCCCGCGGCCAGCAGTACTGCTGCCACCTCTGTGTTGCCTTCATCTGCAGCGACGTGCAGTGGCGTCATTCCGCTGGCATCCCTAGCATTGGGGTCGGCGGAGGACGCCGTCAGCAGCCGAACCATAGGCACATTGCCACTTAATGCGGCGTAGTGCAAGGGGGTGTTCAGTTCGCTGTCCCTGGCGTCCACATCAGCTCCTGCCTTCAGTAGACACCTCACTGCCTCCACGTGACCCCTGGCACCCGCCCAGTGCAGAGCTGTCTTCCTGTCGCTGTCCCTTGCTCTCACGTCCGCGCCTGCCTCCAGATGCGTCTGGATCTCTTCCACTACTCCCTCCTCAGCAGCCTGGATCAGCATCTGGCCTCTCTCTTGTCCATTAAGGCTCCTGTAGGAAACAGTGAAATTCTTTCACATTAATTCTAATACACAAACCAAATTGTAGAAGTATTCGTAGGAGTGAAACTATGAGCCCTACAGAATGTAACTAAACattgccagccactgtggccgagcagttctgggcgcttcagtccagaaccgcggggccactatggtcgcaggttcgaatcccgcctcggacattgatgtgtaagatgtccttaggttagttaggtttaagtagttctacgttctaggtgactgatgacctcagatgttaagtcccatagtgctcagaaccatttgaactaaacattCGCTAATTTAGCCAGTATAGGCGGAAAACATTTTACCATATGGATGCCAAGCTTTACAGCAATCTCATCCAGACATTTAGCTGCATGGTTTTAAATTATCAGTAGCATTAATGTCACAATTTCCCGTTAGGCGCCAATACTTCTACAGTAACGTAAGGATGAAGCGGTGATCAGTGTGCTTAGAGTTGTGAAGTCAACATGGGTGTAGACAAGTTGAGCAGGGCGTTACTCTTGAAGCTTTTATCAAAGCAGCAACAAAGCTGCTTTTCTTAGAGATTGTCGATATGTTAAACGAGTATGGATGGAtggttgattggggttgaaggaccaaacagtaaggtcatcagtcccttgtttcaaatatggtccattcagacagtttgacatctcagaaaagtcagaacgataaaaggggaaaggctaaaaaacgtaaaagtgcagtcATGTCGTCAATTGTAAAAACAAATTGAGGGAAGTCACCAAGACAGCGACCCCAAGGCTATGctggaggcaggaaatatcccaacTCTGAAGTAATAGAGGTAAGACCACCTGCTATTTAAAAGCGTTCAACCGCTTTAATGTAGAagtgcgtatgggaaaaggagactaacctaTCCTAAAAAATAAAAGGGGAAGGAAAGAGGATCTTAGCCAGGTaggggagtcgggaatctccaaacagcttacagtgggagatacccaaACTGTCACCActctgccccaacaccagagtagGATTAAAAACCCTAAAAACCGAGAAAAAAACACTTTTCCCGAGGAAACAGTGAACCACTTCGACTATCCGCGAATCGTCAGCCAACAAAGTGCAGGGAAGTCTGTACTCCGtacacagagccaaaagaagggggcattccaccaaaatgtggatTACTTACTGGAAGGCTCCACAGTCACGAAGTTggggtggctcattacgcaaaagaataccatgggtcagcctggtatgcgGAGACAacacgccacgggcctggtgtcagcttaatcgcacaaagtttattagacagggaggtagcctcccaataattggcccatgattgtgcgaagtgggatttgatgtgaagccatatatctgctgcaggaggggttacagagaacagggtgactgctcccccagccaaacaatccgcaagttcattacctgggatatccacatggccagggacccaaaggaagtcaacgcaacaagcagcacggtgaagatcagcgagatggtcatggatggatgaGACCAAGGGATGGTGGGAAAAAaccggtcaatagccagaaggccactcactgagaccgtacataagaaaacgcagttgtgttgggactgtttaatataGGTaaaggcctgggaaattgccatcaattccgcagtaaacataccacatgtaggtggcaggagatgattttccgttacaacagaggacatgaaggcatatcccacacgatcagcagatttagagccatttatgtaaaaaacaacagcatcacgAAACAACCAAAAAATCGGAGGAAAAAAGCAATGGAACACACTGGGTGGGGGGGCATGGAATCTTTCGGATCTCAgcagagatccatccgaattcggggccgaggaactaaccaaggggggtgTTGAGGAGGGAGTGTcgaagacaggacaaagaaagaagctgaaaatcacggcgaaGGGAGAGAAGACTGAGCCCAACTGGTAAACCTGCCCaagggcgggaatcaggtgggcgacgtccatggtctgggaacaggatagaataggaaagGTGAGGGGGAGAAGAACAGACAGCGATTGTTTAAGAAACCAGAAGCTAGGACCGCCGaacagaaatggggggggggggatcccagcttcaaccaggagactatcaacagggctagtagggaaggcaccggtggccaaatgggtaccacgatggtggactggatccagcaggtgcagtgtggaaggagcagccaaaccataaacttgacaaccatagtccaagcgagacagcactGAAGCACAAAGGCGGAGGAGGATGGAgcagtccgcaccccaagaggtgtgggcaaggaaatgaaggacattgagtttacagaaacatcctaccttcagaagtctgatatttttttttttttttttttgtggttttcgggcgcacaacttcaatggtcattagcgccctgactactctaagaatgcaccgcgaggcacaagttgacaacaacaactaaaagggaaaacacaataaaagacagactgacaggcataggattaaaaaacatcatcaaatgtccttagcgaggtttgtcaaattgataaaacaaagaacacgagcagctgctcttgggtcatccgctaaaatggcatctaaagtagtaggcaggttaagatcgaggcgcagtgttttaagatcgggacaggacattaaaatgtgacgaaccgtcagcaagtgcccacatgggcagaacggcgccggcgcagccgtcagcagatggcgatggctgaaccggcagtgtccaattcttaaccttgctaaaacgacctcctcccgccgagaaaggcgtgaggaggacgtccaagccacgggaagaggttttaaggcccgaagcttgttgtcggtaagtgcagcccaatcggcatgccacagcgacacaacgcgccgaccaatgaccctgctaaaatcggacgaagggacacaacaagaagctgtccgaggctggaggaccgcagccttggccgcggcatctgcagcttcgttcccagggataccgacatggccaggaaccgacataaagctaaccggcgtaccgacgtccaccagctgctgaagagagcgttggatccggtgtacgaaagggtgaaccgggtacggatcactgaggctctggatggcgctcagggaatctgagcagatgacataagcagaatgtcggtggcggcagatgtacagaacagcctggtagagggcaaagagctcagctgtgaagaccgaacaatggccatggagccggtattggaaactttgtgccccgacaataaaggaacacccgaccccgtcattggtcttagagccatctgtataaatgaaacgcatgttgttgaacttcgaacgaagttccaaaaaacgggagtggtagaccgaaccgggggtgacctcttttgggagcgagctgaggtcgaggtgaacgcggacctgagcctggagccaaggtggcgtgcggctctcgcccactcgaaaggttgcagggagtgaaaaatgaaggtgttgaaggaggcgacgaaagcgaactccagggggtggcaaggcagagacatacaacccgtattgaaggtcaagagagtcgtcaaaaaaggaacgataagaaggatggtcgggcattgacagtagccgacaggcataccgacaaagcagtatatcgcgccggtaggtgagtggcaattcgccagcgtcagcatgaagactctctacgggactggtataaaatgctccgatcgcaagtcgtaaaccccgatgttgtatggagttgaggcggcgtaagatggatggccgtgcagaggagtatacgaagctcccataatccagcttggagcggacgatcgaccgatatagacgaagtaggacggttcgatccgctccccacgacataccactgagaacacggaggacatttaaagaacgggtacaacgggcggccaaatatgacacatgtagagaccagctaagtttcctgtcaaaggtaaggcctaaaaatttgattgtctccacgagtgggagaccAACGGGacagagtcgtaaggacggtgggagaaactctttgtagcgccagaagttaatacagaccgtcttctcggcagaaaaacggaagccattggcgacactccaggagtaaagacggtcaagagaacgctgaagacagcgctccaagacacgtggacactgcgcgctgcaatagatggtaaaatcgtccacgaaaagggagcctgatacatcagctgggaggcaatccattattggattgatcgcgatggcgaagagagcgacgctcaaaactgagccctgtggcaccccattctcctggcgaaaggtgtcggacaggacagaacccacacgtacccgaaactgtcgatccattaaaaaggaacgaataaaaagagggaggcgaccgcgaaagccccacgtatgcatggtgcggagaatgcccgccctccaacaggtgtcgtaagccttctccaaatcaaagaacacagccgcggtcgggcgcttccgcaagaagttattcatgatgaaggtcgacaaggtaaccagatggtcgacagcagagcggcgccttcgaaatccacattgtacattggtaagtaggcggcgagactcgagcagccaaaccaatcgagagttaaccattcgctccatcactttacagacacagctggtaagcgagataggtcgataactggaaggcaagtgcctgtccttccccggcttaggaatcgggacaacaatagactcgcgccagcatgcgggaacatgtccctcaatccagatgcgattgtatgtacgaagaagaaaacctttacccgcaggagaaaggttcttcagcatctgaatatgaatagaatcaggccctggagcggaggaccgtgatcggccaagtgcggtttcgagttcccgcatggtgaatggggcattataactttcacaattcgaggagcggaagtcacgtggcctagcctcctcggcctgtttgcgggggaggaaggcagggtggtaatgagcggagctcgaaacctcggcgaaaaagcggccgaaggcattggagacagcctcaggggccacaaggacttcattcgcgaccttcaagccagaaattggggagtggaccttagtgccagatagccggcgcaggctaccccagacaacagaagaagtagtaaaactgttgaaggtgctggtgaaagcagcccagctggctttcttgctttctttaataatacgacgacactgagcacgtaatcttttataattaatacaattcgccactgtagggtggcgttgaaaggtgcgtaaagcacgtcgacgagcacgtatagcgtccctacatgctgcggtccaccaggggaccggtacgcgacgtggagaagaggtagggtgagggatggaatattcagcagcagcgagaatgacttccgtgaggtgtgcgacctgacgatcgcagcttgggaaggtttgatcctgaaaggtcgccctggaagagaagagcccccagtctgccttggagatggtccaacgagaggagcacggagagggagtatgctgcaggagatggataatacacgggaagtggtcgctcgaatatgtatcagcaagggcataccactcaaaccggcgtgcaagttggggagtacatatagagaggtctaaatgggaataggtatgagatgtgtccgaaagaaaagtaggggcgccagtattgaggcagacaagattgagctggttgaaaaggtctgctaacaaggagcccctcgggcaggatgctggagagccccaaagaggatggtgggcattgaagtctccagttaacaaaaatggtgcaggtagctgagcaacaagttgcgtcatgtctgccctggtaacggtagatgacgatggagcgtaaacggtacaaaaggaaaacgtaaaagtggggagagtaatacggatggcaactgcctgcaggccggtgtgcaacg encodes:
- the LOC126209988 gene encoding ankyrin repeat domain-containing protein 2-like: MLIQAAEEGVVEEIQTHLEAGADVRARDSDRKTALHWAGARGHVEAVRCLLKAGADVDARDSELNTPLHYAALSGNVPMVRLLTASSADPNARDASGMTPLHVAADEGNTEVAAVLLAAGADRGARDEDGDTPLDLAMQNRQQLIEKLS